A single genomic interval of Koleobacter methoxysyntrophicus harbors:
- a CDS encoding DUF5615 family PIN-like protein — MKFKIDENLPVEAAKIFLKLGYDADTIFAEGLKGSSDEELINVCKKEDRILVTLDLDFSDVRVYPPGSVPGIIILRIADQSADSTLSVLNKVILAVNKENPAGKLWIVDEKRIRIRESE, encoded by the coding sequence TTGAAATTTAAAATTGATGAGAACTTACCGGTTGAAGCTGCAAAGATATTTCTCAAACTGGGTTACGATGCAGATACTATATTTGCTGAAGGGTTGAAAGGCTCCTCTGATGAAGAACTAATAAATGTCTGCAAAAAAGAAGACCGAATTCTTGTAACTTTAGATCTGGATTTCTCAGATGTGCGTGTTTACCCTCCTGGCTCTGTTCCTGGCATTATAATTTTACGAATTGCAGATCAGTCGGCCGACTCAACGCTATCAGTATTGAATAAAGTAATTTTAGCAGTAAATAAAGAAAATCCTGCGGGTAAGCTCTGGATTGTAGATGAAAAAAGAATCCGCATTCGTGAAAGTGAATAA
- a CDS encoding nucleotidyltransferase substrate binding protein, giving the protein MIERAVQRFEDYKNALYRLEEGLQIQTDNAIIIDGIIQRFEFTFELAWKLMKDYLEYEGVQTKSPRSAIKEAHKMGIIYDGDGWIDMMVDRNKTSHIYDEQEANAVYIKIKERHIYLLRDLQQEIGKRLGR; this is encoded by the coding sequence ATGATAGAAAGAGCTGTCCAAAGGTTTGAGGATTATAAAAATGCTCTTTACAGGCTTGAGGAAGGTCTTCAAATTCAGACGGATAACGCTATTATAATAGACGGAATCATACAACGATTTGAGTTTACTTTTGAACTGGCCTGGAAACTTATGAAGGATTATTTGGAATATGAAGGGGTTCAAACAAAGAGTCCGAGAAGTGCAATTAAGGAAGCCCATAAAATGGGAATAATATATGATGGAGATGGCTGGATAGATATGATGGTAGATAGAAACAAAACGTCTCATATATACGACGAACAAGAAGCTAATGCTGTATATATAAAGATAAAGGAGAGGCATATATATTTACTCAGGGATTTACAGCAGGAAATTGGAAAAAGATTGGGAAGGTAG
- a CDS encoding DUF4351 domain-containing protein: MIYDARLYEQFPGEINTAVIYTGDRELKEVGPIQGGSLNYSPEIITLKTEGIEAVLHEEERKVLEKKQPDILKVLFSPLMVDRDRVEDTVKKAVKIIKKMEGEDRDRDKLLAALIVLVDKLVDENTLEKLWEEFSMLNFFRFAEKKFREEGLREGMKEGMKEGIKEGIKEGIKEGIKEGIREGIVEVIFRQLKKKFGDVPEDYRLKIRSLDKESLTDLSENILDINSLDDIDRLLNLKH; encoded by the coding sequence ATGATTTATGATGCGAGGCTGTATGAGCAGTTTCCTGGAGAAATAAACACAGCAGTAATATATACAGGAGATAGGGAATTAAAGGAAGTAGGTCCTATTCAAGGGGGTTCTCTTAACTACAGCCCTGAGATAATAACATTAAAAACGGAAGGGATAGAAGCAGTATTACACGAAGAAGAGAGGAAGGTATTGGAGAAAAAGCAGCCGGATATACTAAAGGTCCTGTTTTCGCCTTTAATGGTGGATAGAGACAGAGTAGAAGATACAGTAAAAAAAGCGGTAAAGATAATAAAGAAAATGGAGGGAGAAGATAGGGATAGGGATAAACTTCTGGCTGCATTAATAGTGCTGGTAGACAAATTGGTGGATGAGAATACTTTAGAAAAGCTATGGGAGGAATTCAGTATGTTGAATTTTTTCAGGTTTGCGGAAAAGAAGTTTAGAGAAGAAGGCCTGAGAGAGGGTATGAAAGAAGGCATGAAAGAAGGGATAAAAGAAGGGATAAAAGAAGGAATAAAAGAAGGGATAAAAGAAGGGATTAGAGAAGGTATAGTAGAAGTTATATTCCGTCAGTTAAAGAAAAAATTCGGGGATGTACCCGAGGATTACCGACTTAAAATCCGGTCCCTTGATAAAGAATCTTTGACTGATTTATCAGAAAATATCCTCGACATTAACAGCTTGGATGATATTGATAGATTATTGAACTTGAAGCATTGA
- a CDS encoding DUF433 domain-containing protein translates to MSLIEKRISVDPNVCHGRACIAGTRIMVSVILDNLAAGKSYKEILQNYPSLTIDDIRAAVAYGAMLSKERTISLP, encoded by the coding sequence ATGAGTTTAATTGAAAAAAGAATAAGCGTTGATCCGAATGTATGTCACGGTAGGGCCTGTATCGCTGGAACAAGGATTATGGTATCGGTTATATTGGATAATCTAGCTGCTGGAAAAAGTTACAAGGAAATTCTACAAAATTATCCATCATTGACAATCGATGACATTCGCGCAGCAGTTGCTTATGGAGCAATGTTAAGTAAAGAGCGGACAATTTCATTACCGTGA